One region of Aneurinibacillus sp. REN35 genomic DNA includes:
- the pabA gene encoding aminodeoxychorismate/anthranilate synthase component II, which yields MILMIDNYDSFTYNLVQYLGEMGKELRVIRNDQITCDEIEALQPSYLMISPGPCTPNEAGISLEAIERFAGRIPIFGVCLGHQSIAQVFGGRVIRAERLMHGKTSQVHHIGEGIFAGLPTPFRATRYHSLIVERQTLPECMEITAETPEGEIMALRHRELAVEGVQFHPESIMTEHGMQLLRNFLTRYAPLTNI from the coding sequence GTTCAGTATTTGGGTGAGATGGGGAAAGAACTGCGCGTTATACGCAACGATCAGATCACATGTGATGAGATTGAAGCCCTGCAGCCGTCGTATCTTATGATTTCACCAGGGCCTTGCACACCGAACGAAGCAGGGATTAGCCTAGAAGCGATCGAGCGGTTTGCGGGCAGGATTCCGATTTTTGGCGTGTGTCTGGGACACCAATCCATTGCCCAAGTATTTGGTGGTCGAGTCATCCGTGCCGAACGGCTGATGCATGGTAAGACATCGCAGGTGCATCATATCGGCGAAGGTATATTTGCTGGATTGCCTACACCATTCCGTGCAACACGTTATCATTCACTTATCGTGGAGCGGCAGACGCTGCCAGAGTGTATGGAAATTACGGCTGAGACGCCGGAAGGAGAAATCATGGCGCTGCGTCATCGCGAGCTTGCGGTAGAAGGAGTACAATTTCATCCCGAATCCATTATGACAGAACATGGCATGCAACTGCTGCGTAACTTTTTAACACGTTACGCTCCGCTTACCAATATATAA